The genomic segment GCCGTGGTGGCCCTGGTGCATCTTGACGGTGCGCCCGCCGACGGCGAGGCCGAGCATCTGGTGGCCGAGGCAGATGCCGAAGGTCGGAACGCCGGTCTCGACCACCGCGCGGATGGTCGGCACGGCGTATTCGCCGGTGGCGGCGGGGTCGCCGGGGCCGTTCGACAGGAAGACGCCGTCCGGCTCGTGGGCGAGCACGTCCTCGGCGGTCGCGGTCGCCGGCAGCACGGTGACGGCGCAGCCCTGGTCGGCGAGCAGGCGCAGGATGTTGCGCTTGATGCCGAAGTCGATGGCGACAACCTTGTACTTCGGCTCGGTCTGCCGGCCGTAGCCCTTGCCGTTCTCCCAGGTGGTCTCGTCCCAGGTGAAGCTCTGGGTGTTGGTGACCTCCTTGGCGAGGTCGAGCCCGACCAGCCCGCCCCAGGCCGCCGCCTGCGCCTTCAGCGCGGGGAGGTCGAACACGCCGTCGGCGGCGTGGGCGATCACGGCGTTCGGCATGCCCTTCTCGCGGATCAGCGCGGTGAGGGCGCGGGTGTCGACGCCGGTGATGCCGACGATCCCCCGGGCGGCGAGCCAGGTATCGAAGGCGCGGGTCGAGCGCCAGTTCGAGGGATCGGTGACGTCGTCGCGCAGCACCACGCCGCGCACGCCCGAGGCCGCCGCCATGTTGACGGTCTCGATGTCCTCGTCGTTGACGCCGACGTTGCCGACGTGCGGAAAGGTGAAGGTGACGATCTGCCCGGCGTAGGAGGGATCGGTCAGGATCTCCTCGTAGCCGGTCATGGCGGTGTTGAAGCAGACCTCGCCGACCGCGGCCCCTCGCGCGCCGATGCCGAAGCCCTCGATCACGGTGCCGTCGGCGAGCACCAGCACGGCGGTCGGCGTCGGTTCTTCCCAGGCGGTGGCGGTCATCGGTCGGTCCCTCCGGGTCGCGGACGGATCGCAGGCCGCGTGCGCGCCCGCACCCGGAACGGGCGGCGAGGGCGACGGCGCGTGCGAAAAGGCGCGGGCCGACCCGTCGGGTCCCACGCGCGGCGGAAAATAGGGGAGCCGGGCGGCGCCGTCAACTGCGAGGGAGATGATAAAAAGACAAATGAAAACAATGATCTGCTGTTCCGGTGCGAACGCGGTCGGTGCCGCATGGCAGTCGCTCCGCGGGGGCGGGAAGAAAATCGCGCGAGACTCGATCTCGCGCTGCCCGAGGGTGAAGCGAGTGCCGCCGGCAGATCCCGGTACGCCACGGTCGGCCTGCGCTTCCGCTGGTGACGGTGGATGGCGTGGCGCCGGCGATAGTGGCCGCCGGGTCGGCGGGGTAGTAGGATGGCACCATGCGTTTCCCGCCCCACGTCCTCGACGACATCCGCAACCGGCTGCCGATCTCCCAGGTGGTCGGCCGGCGCGTGACCTTCGACCGCCGCAAGAGCCAGCCCGCCCGCGGCGACTTCTGGGCCTGCTGCCCGTTCCACCAGGAGAAGACGCCGTCGTTCCACTGCGACGACCGCCGCGGCATCTACCATTGCTTCGGTTGCGGGGCGACCGGAGACCACTTCAAGTTCGTCACCGAGACCGAGGGGCTCGGCTTCGGCGAGGCTGTCGAGCGGCTCGCCTCCGAGGCCGGCGTCGCGCTGCCGAAGGCAGATCCGCGCGAGCGCGAGCGCGAGGCGGTCCGCGTCGACCTCTCCGGGGCCTGCGAGATCGCGGCGAAGTTCTTCGAGCAGCGCCTGCGCGCCCCCGAGGGCCGGCCGGCGCGCGACTACCTGATCCGCCGTGGCCTGACCGAGAAGACCGTGGCCGAGTTCCGGATCGGCTGGGCGTCCGACGAGCGCGACGCGCTGAAGCGCCACCTCGTCCAGAACGGCGTCGCCGAGGAGGTCGCGGTCACCGCCGGCCTCCTGATCAAGCCGGAGGACGGCCGCTCGTCCTACGACCGCTTCCGCGGCCGGGTGATGATCCCGATCCACGACGAGCGCGGCCGCGTCGTCGCCTTCGGCGGCCGCACCCTCGATCCGGACGGCCAGCCGAAGTACCTCAACTCGCCGGAGACGCCGATCTTCCACAAGGGCACGATGCTGTTCAACGTGCACCGGGCCCGCGAGGCGGCGCACAAGTCGGGCTCGATCGTCGTCACCGAAGGCTATCTCGACGCCATCGCCGTGCACCAGGCCGGCATCCGCAACGTCGTCGCCGCCCTCGGCACCGCCTTCACCGAGGACCATATCCAGCGGCTCTGGCGCCTCGCGCCCGAACCGGTGATCTGCTTCGACGGCGACCGCGCCGGCATTGCCGCGGCGCACCGGGCGATCGACCGCATCCTGCCCGTCCTGAAGAGCGGCTTCTCCTTCAACTTCTGCTTCCTGCCCGACGGCAAGGACCCCGACGACGTCGTCCGCGCCGGCGGCGCCGAGGCCTTCCTGGCCGAGACCGCCAAGGCCCGCCCGCTGTCGGAGGTGCTGTGGGAGCGCGAGGCCGCCGGCGCGCGCATCGACACGCCCGAGCGCAAGGCGGCGCTGGAGGCGCGCGTCGACGAACTCGTCCGCCTGATCCGCGACGACAGGGTGGCACGGCGCTACCGGCTGGCGCTCCGGGTCAAGCTGTCCGAACTGTTCTGGGCGCACGACCGCCGGACGCGCTCGGGTTCCGCGCCGGGGACCGGCGAGCGCGGCGCTCCGGCCGCGGCGCCGATGGCCGCGGGCGTCGACCTCCGGCCGGCCGACGACCCGGAACTCGCCGCGATCGAACGCATCCTGCTCGGGCTCTGCGTCGAGTATCCCGACCTCTACGAGGCCAACATCGAGCGGCTGGTGCGCACCGAGTTCCGCGTCAAGGCGCTGGAAGACTTCAAGCGCGCGCTCTACCGCATCGCCGTCGACCTCGACGAGAGTTCGGTGTCGAGCTTCTACGAGGCGCTCGACGGCCGCTTCTACTTCGTGCTCAACGAGGTCCACGGCGACGAGGCGCGGCGCGAGGGTGCGGTGACCGCGCCGCGCGGCCACAAGCTGCGCGAACGGCTGCCGATCCTGCGCTTCCACCCGCCGGAGAGCTTCGTCGAGACCTGTTTCGACATCCTGATCGAGCGGTTGTCGCTGCGCGCGCTCGCCGGCGACATCGAGCACGACATGGCCGCGGTGGGAGAGGCCACCGACGAGGAGCAGGCGACGCGCATCTTCGAACTGGCGCGCGAATTGACCCGCCGCCGCGAGGAACTCGCCCGCCGCGAGGCCGAACTCGCCGAAGCCGCCAAGGCGATCCGCGCCGCCACCACCGGCGGGCGCGCCTCGGCGGCGGCGCTGTGGCATTGAGGGCGCGTCCGGCCGCCGATTCGCCGGTGCCGCGAATCACCCTTGCGGATTCCTCGCCGCTCGCTACATAGACGAGTCCGGGAAGGGGTACCCCATTCCCGCGCGAAGGATGCGCGCCACGCGTCGCCCGAGGGCGGCCGGCCGACGACGTCGCGGATCGGGGTGCTCGCGGACCGCATCGGGCTTTCCAGGGCGCGACGAGACGGGACGGGACGAACCATCGCAAGCGGAACGGCGTTGCGAGGGATCGTGGCCGGCCCTCGTTCGGCTTGGCACGGGCCCGTGGCGTGGTCGGTTTTGCCGGCCGGGCAGAGTTAAAGCGGGTTTAAGGGCTGGACGGGCATTTTCCCGAGTGGTGCGACCGCTCGGGATCGCGGCTTCCGGGCGGAGGCGGCGGGTCCGGACGGATGGCGGGACAGGCCCGGCGCGGCAGGACGGCGCGACGGCCGACGGCGGAGACGGACATGGCGACGAAAGCGACCGAAGCGGACGAAGCGACGGAAACCGGCGCGGAGAGCCCGGACAGCCCGCTGCTCGACCTCTCGGATGCCGCCGTCAAGCGGATGATCAAGCTGGCGAAGAAGCGCGGCTACGTCACCTACGACGAGCTCAACGAGGTGCTCCCCTCCGAGGAGGTGACCTCCGAGCAGATCGAGGACACGATGGCCATGCTCTCCGACATGGGCATCAACGTCATCGACGCCGAAGAGGCCGAGGAGAACCAGGGCGCGGCCCAGGCCTCCGCCGACGCCGAGGGCGGCGACGAAGAGGCCGGCGAGCTCGCCGAGAGCACCGGCACCGCGGTCGCCCGCACCACCACCACGCGCGAGCCGACCGACCGCACCGACGACCCGGTGCGCATGTACCTGCGCGAGATGGGCTCGGTCGAGCTCCTGTCCCGCGAGGGCGAGATCGCCATCGCCAAGCGCATCGAGGCCGGCCGCGAGGCGATGATCGCCGGCCTCTGCGAGAGCCCGCTGACCTTCCAGGCCATCATCGTGTGGCGGGACGAGCTCAACGAGGGCAAGATCCTCCTGCGCGACATCATCGACCTCGAGGCCACCTACGCCGGCCCGGACGGGCGCGGCGCGCCGCTGCCCGGCATGGGCGAAGGCGGCGAGGCGGCGGAGGAGGGCGGCGGCGAAGCCGCGCCCGGTCCCGGCGCCGGGGGCGAGGAGACGCCCGAGCCGGAGATGATGGACGAGGACGACATGGAGAACAACATCTCCCTGTCGGCCATGGAAGCCGAACTCAAGCCGAAGGTGCTCGAGACCTTCGACCGCATCGCCGAGAACTTCAAGAAGCTGCGCCGTCTGCAGGAGCAGCACGTCGAGAACCGGCTGAAGAACACCA from the Oharaeibacter diazotrophicus genome contains:
- the carA gene encoding glutamine-hydrolyzing carbamoyl-phosphate synthase small subunit, with protein sequence MTATAWEEPTPTAVLVLADGTVIEGFGIGARGAAVGEVCFNTAMTGYEEILTDPSYAGQIVTFTFPHVGNVGVNDEDIETVNMAAASGVRGVVLRDDVTDPSNWRSTRAFDTWLAARGIVGITGVDTRALTALIREKGMPNAVIAHAADGVFDLPALKAQAAAWGGLVGLDLAKEVTNTQSFTWDETTWENGKGYGRQTEPKYKVVAIDFGIKRNILRLLADQGCAVTVLPATATAEDVLAHEPDGVFLSNGPGDPAATGEYAVPTIRAVVETGVPTFGICLGHQMLGLAVGGRTVKMHQGHHGANHPVMDHTTGKVEITSMNHGFAVDTTSLPDSVEETHVSLFDGSNCGIRLKDKPAFSVQYHPEASPGPQDSHYLFRRFVNLIRERKGEAPVPERA
- the dnaG gene encoding DNA primase; amino-acid sequence: MRFPPHVLDDIRNRLPISQVVGRRVTFDRRKSQPARGDFWACCPFHQEKTPSFHCDDRRGIYHCFGCGATGDHFKFVTETEGLGFGEAVERLASEAGVALPKADPREREREAVRVDLSGACEIAAKFFEQRLRAPEGRPARDYLIRRGLTEKTVAEFRIGWASDERDALKRHLVQNGVAEEVAVTAGLLIKPEDGRSSYDRFRGRVMIPIHDERGRVVAFGGRTLDPDGQPKYLNSPETPIFHKGTMLFNVHRAREAAHKSGSIVVTEGYLDAIAVHQAGIRNVVAALGTAFTEDHIQRLWRLAPEPVICFDGDRAGIAAAHRAIDRILPVLKSGFSFNFCFLPDGKDPDDVVRAGGAEAFLAETAKARPLSEVLWEREAAGARIDTPERKAALEARVDELVRLIRDDRVARRYRLALRVKLSELFWAHDRRTRSGSAPGTGERGAPAAAPMAAGVDLRPADDPELAAIERILLGLCVEYPDLYEANIERLVRTEFRVKALEDFKRALYRIAVDLDESSVSSFYEALDGRFYFVLNEVHGDEARREGAVTAPRGHKLRERLPILRFHPPESFVETCFDILIERLSLRALAGDIEHDMAAVGEATDEEQATRIFELARELTRRREELARREAELAEAAKAIRAATTGGRASAAALWH